A single region of the Grus americana isolate bGruAme1 chromosome 3, bGruAme1.mat, whole genome shotgun sequence genome encodes:
- the PEX7 gene encoding peroxisomal biogenesis factor 7 isoform X3 — protein sequence MGTAGGGGVLRLPGLHGYAAEFSPYWPGRVACAAAQYYGIAGCGTLAVLEQNEAGIALLRSFDWNDGLFDVTWSENNEHVLITSSGDGSLQIWDTAKTKGPLQVYKEHTQEAYSVDWSQTRGEQLVVSGSWDQTAKLWDPAVGKSLCTFKGHEGVIYSTIWSPHIPGCFASASGDQTLRVWDVKAPGVKLVIPAHQAEILSCDWCKYDENLLVTGAVDCSLKGWDLRNVRQPVFILLGHTYAIRRVKFSPFHATLLASCSYDFTVRFWDFSKRNPLLQTVEHHTEFTCGLDLSLHNRGQVVDCSWDELVKIYTPSCLAVPV from the exons ATGGGcacggcgggcggcggcggggtcCTGCGGCTGCCGGGGCTGCACGGATACGCGGCGGAGTTCTCGCCCTACTGGCCAGGGCGTGTGGCCTGTGCCGCCGCGCAGTACTACGGCATCGCAG GTTGTGGAACTCTGGCAGTGCTGGAACAAAATGAAGCTGGGATTGCTCTGCTCAGGAG TTTTGACTGGAATGATGGCCTGTTTGATGTGACCTGGAGTGAGAATAATGAACATGTGTTGATCACTTCTAGTGGAGATGGATCTCTGCAGATCTGGGATACAGCTAAAACCAAAGGTCCGCTGCAAGTCTATAAAGAGCACACTCAGGAG GCATATAGTGTTGACTGGAGCCAAACTAGAGGAGAGCAGCTAGTGGTGTCTGGTTCATGGGATCAAACAGCCAAGCTG TGGGATCCAGCTGTGGGAAAGTCATTATGCACTTTTAAAGGCCACGAAGGGGTCATTTACAGCACTATATGGTCTCCACACATCCCAGGTTGTTTTGCATCTGCCTCAG gTGACCAGACTTTACGAGTTTGGGATGTGAAAGCCCCAGGAGTCAAACTTGTGATACCTGCCCACCAGGCTGAGATCTTGAGCTGTGACTGGTGCAAATATGATGAG AACTTGCTGGTAACTGGTGCAGTTGACTGTAGCTTGAAAGGCTGGGATTTACGAAACGTCCGGCAACCAGTGTTCATCTTGCTTGGTCATACCTATGctatcagaagagtaaaa ttttcACCATTCCATGCAACCTTATTGGCCTCTTGCTCCTATGATTTTACTGTGAg ATTCTGGGACTTTTCCAAGCGTAACCCTTTGCTGCAAACAGTTGAGCATCATACTGAGTTTACATGTGGACTGGATTTAAGTCTTCACAATCGTGGTCAG